From a single Phalacrocorax aristotelis chromosome 1, bGulAri2.1, whole genome shotgun sequence genomic region:
- the EEF1AKMT1 gene encoding EEF1A lysine methyltransferase 1, whose protein sequence is MNPGDPSTDGLKAARPTAAVKGTVKRRLPRGCRRSSAPAAPPAAVPRTRRLRTRPDRRGAGRRTPPDDVSVRGRGARPGEGGGAAAAAAAAAAAAIRWAGPPPGQAHGTASAPPPQWGPAGAGAAPGPAPPAAAAANGGASRWAHRPTPPRQVPGRGRAAPLCSVLRRSACAEGSVGRKMDDDDDDIPQLSSHTLAALQEFYLEQQQREGMKTSQGFNQYSIGSIEEDWQLSQFWYSNETASCLANEAVVAAGKGGRIACVSAPSVYQKLKEQNGKDFSVCILEYDRRFSVYGEEFIFYDYNHPLNLPENLLPHSFDIVIADPPYLSEECLQKTAETIKYLTKGKILLCTGAIMEEQAAKHLGVKICKFIPKHSRNLANEFRCYVNYSSGLD, encoded by the exons ATGAATCCTGGAGACCCTTCTACAGATGGCCTTAAAGCCGCCCGACCCACCGCAGCGGTGAAAGGCACAGTGAAACGAAGGCTTCCCCGCGGGTGCCGGCGGAGCAGCGCCCCGGCAGCCCCTCCGGCGGCTGTGCCGCGAACCAGGCGCCTCCGCACGCGGCCggacaggagaggtgcaggCAGGCGGACACCGCCAGACGATGTGAGCGTCCGGGGGCGGGGCGCGCGGCCCGGCgaaggggggggggcggcggcggcggcggcggcggcggcggctgctgcgaTCCGCTgggcggggccgcccccgggGCAGGCGCACGGCACCGCCTCAGCACCGCCCCCTCAGTGGGGACCGGCGGGGGCGGGTGCGGCGcctggccccgccccgcccgccgccgcagCAGCCAATGGCGGAGCGTCCCGCTGGGCTCACCGTCCCACTCCACCCCGGCAAGTCCCCGGCAGGGGGCGCGCGGCGCCATTGTGCTCGGTGCTGCGAAGGTCCGCGTGCGCGGAGGGATCTGTCGGCCG AAAAatggatgatgatgatgatgacatTCCCCAGCTTTCATCCCATACATTGGCGGCCCTCCAGGAGTTCTATTTggaacagcagcagagggagggCATGAAGACCTCCCAAGGGTTTAATCAATATTCCATTGGCTCAATAGAAGAAGACTGG CAACTGAGCCAGTTTTGGTACAGCAATGAAACTGCGTCCTGCCTGGCTAACGAAGCGGTTGTGGCGGCTGGAAAAGGTGGCAG GATAGCTTGTGTTAGTGCACCAAGTGTGTACCAGAAACTGAAAGAACAGAATGGTAAAGATTTTTCGGTGTGTATACTGGAGTATGACAGAAGGTTTTCTGTATATGGAGAAGAATTTATCTTCTATGATTACAACCACCCTTTGAACTTACCTGAAAATCTCCTGCCACACAGTTTTGACATCGTAATAGCAGATCCACCCTATCTGTCTGAGGAATGTCTTCAAAAAACTGCCGAGACCATCAAGTACTTAACAAAAGGAAAGATTCTGCTTTGCACAG GTGCAATCATGGAGGAACAGGCAGCAAAGCATCTTGGTGTGAAGATATGCAAGTTTATTCCAAAACACTCACGAAACTTAGCCAATGAATTTCGATGTTACGTGAACTATTCTTCTGGACTGGACTGA